The Lycium ferocissimum isolate CSIRO_LF1 unplaced genomic scaffold, AGI_CSIRO_Lferr_CH_V1 ctg5289, whole genome shotgun sequence genome window below encodes:
- the LOC132044836 gene encoding uncharacterized protein LOC132044836 isoform X1: MRLSAAVVIHKAENCGFWEWQDNFLDNALLEISDLKGKLEVATVKMDNLRESLNAVKLERDNLKKKVHNLEAINNSQVNKSRELEEKMFMISLAILVGFFCR; the protein is encoded by the exons ATGCGTTTATCTGCTGCTGTTGTTATTCATAAG GCTGAAAATTGTGGTTTTTGGGAGTGGCAAGATAATTTTCTAGACAATGCTTTGTTGGAAATAAGTGATTTGAAGGGTAAATTGGAAGTGGCTACGGTGAAAATGGACAATTTAAGAGAGTCGTTGAATGCGGTTAAGCTCGAAAGAgacaacttgaagaaaaaggtgcATAACTTGGAGGCTATAAATAACTCTCAAGTGAACAAATCAAGGGAATTGGAAGAGAAgatgtttatgatttcattggccATATTAGTTGGATTTTTTTGTCGCTAA
- the LOC132044837 gene encoding uncharacterized protein LOC132044837 produces MEPPALVKLAGRPRIKRDRGKDEALKRQGEWKLSRKGRVMTCSNCGEPNHNVRGCGKLKKGKQQAKKRQPARGKKRQTRGLVDEDENSQVEEEINLTAPQPTQDSQPMPCEFMPTPVHYGHASSSSTPFPNFEYPSVEKDDEDPFLRPIVISEFSTRLQMRQKAQVPTGRRAISFRGDHNCVSEATNLPVSLTSLTWQGNDAVTTNQLEAKAQERIGKLNPRRGPNS; encoded by the exons ATGGAACCACCAGCTTTGGTCAAACTTGCCGGCAGACCCAGGATTAAGAGGGATAGAGGGAAAGATGAGGCCCTTAAAAGGCAAGGTGAATGGAagctttcaagaaaaggtagaGTGATGACTTGTAGCAACTGTGGAGAGCCAAATCATAATGTTAGGGGTTGTGGCAAG CTAAAGAAAGGCAAGCAACAAGCTAAGAAAAGGCAGCCTGCTAGGGGAAAAAAGAGGCAGACTCGGGGCttagttgatgaagatgaaaattcccaagttgaagaagaaatcaACTTAACAGCCCCCCAACCAACCCAAGACAGTCAGCCCATGCCTTGTGAATTCATGCCTACTCCAGTGCATTACGGGCATGCTTCTAGTAGCAGCACCCCATTTCCTAACTTTGAATATCCTTCAGTTGAgaaagatgatgaagacccTTTTCTAAGGCCCATAGTGATTTCTGAATTTTCCACAAGACTTCAAATGAGGCAGAAAGCACAAGTACCAACAGGTAGAAGGGCAATAAGCTTTAGAGGTGACCACAATTGTGTTAGTGAGGCAACCAATCTTCCAGTCTCATTAACAAGCTTAACTTGGCAAGGGAATGATGCAGTTACTACCAACCAGTTGGAGGCTAAAGCTCAAGAGAGGATTGGGAAGTTGAATCCAAGAAGGGGACCTAACAGTTGA
- the LOC132044836 gene encoding uncharacterized protein At4g04775-like isoform X2 — protein MYVEFCVVILVTLTPPSTFSRFLVNLSLTMSEISCNSTKKCRCGEIARCFTSKTPSNPGRIFYKCPKAKAENCGFWEWQDNFLDNALLEISDLKGKLEVATVKMDNLRESLNAVKLERDNLKKKVHNLEAINNSQVNKSRELEEKMFMISLAILVGFFCR, from the exons AtgtatgttgaattttgtgtagTTATCTTAGTTACTCTAACCCCACCTTCAACCTTTTCACGATTTTTAGTGAATTTAAGTCTTACAATGTCCGAAATTAGTTGTAATTCAACGAAGAAGTGTCGCTGTGGTGAAATTGCTCGTTGTTTCACTTCGAAAACACCTTCAAATCCTGGTAGGATATTCTATAAGTGTCCTAAAGCTAAG GCTGAAAATTGTGGTTTTTGGGAGTGGCAAGATAATTTTCTAGACAATGCTTTGTTGGAAATAAGTGATTTGAAGGGTAAATTGGAAGTGGCTACGGTGAAAATGGACAATTTAAGAGAGTCGTTGAATGCGGTTAAGCTCGAAAGAgacaacttgaagaaaaaggtgcATAACTTGGAGGCTATAAATAACTCTCAAGTGAACAAATCAAGGGAATTGGAAGAGAAgatgtttatgatttcattggccATATTAGTTGGATTTTTTTGTCGCTAA